A DNA window from Hoplias malabaricus isolate fHopMal1 chromosome 5, fHopMal1.hap1, whole genome shotgun sequence contains the following coding sequences:
- the mdm4 gene encoding protein Mdm4 isoform X1, translating into MTSLSSSLHQGSNSTCRALPGEGSQVQPKAPLLQILRVAGAQEEVFTLKEVMHYLGQYIMVKELYDKQRQHIVHCQDDPLGELLEVESFSVKNPSPVYEMLKRNLFILNCSDAAKNLSVSKDCNESPCEDPGQVSSRMFSSGQDFGAASASACTSQNSSQRRPRDVDDDSLDGLPRSACKRPKLDVSLDEWDLSGLPWWFLGNLRSNYTRRSNGSTDIHTNQLSPGQEEDTAIVSDTTDDLWFLNEAESEQVSVEMKEEALEQGSDTESPQEEEEQGKDSKEDKECSQMQEEIDDDSQCLSDDTDSEISTQDAWQCSECRKFNSPLQRYCMRCWALRRDWYKDCPRLVHSISVPDIPACSSHSQGLEDEDDDDGIDVPDCMRTVSDPVILPSHQTMRNVPAASSSKGKTPCRLMENSQESSEGESQDMLDTETNSHQEAMLEPCKLCRVRPRNGNIIHGRTAHLITCFPCARKLHKFHAPCPGCGQIIQKVIKTFIV; encoded by the exons ATGACCTCCCTGTCTTCATCCTTGCACCAGGGGTCAAACTCAACATGCAGAGCCCTGCCTGGAGAGGGGAGTCAG GTCCAGCCCAAGGCTCCCCTCCTGCAGATTCTTCGTGTAGCGGGAGCACAGGAGGAGGTTTTCACTCTGAAGGAG GTCATGCACTACCTCGGCCAGTACATCATGGTGAAGGAATTATACGATAAACAAAGACAGCATATAGTCCATTGTCAGGATGACCCTCTTGGAGAGCTGCTGGAGGTGGAGagcttttctgttaaaaatcCAAG CCCGGTCTATGAGATGCTGAAGaggaatttgtttattttaaattgctCAG ATGCAGCAAAGAATCTTTCAGTCAGCAAGGATTGTAATGAGTCTCCATGTGAAGATCCTGGTCAG GTGTCTAGCAGGATGTTTAGCTCTGGCCAAGACTTCGGTGCTGCCAGTGCCAGTGCCTGCACCTCTCAGAACTCTTCACAGCGCAGACCACGCGATGTGGATGATG ACTCTTTAGACGGCCTGCCAAGATCAGCCTGCAAACGGCCAAAGCTAGATGTGAGCCTTGACGAGTGGGACCTGTCCGGCCTACCCTGGTGGTTTCTGGGTAATCTGCGCAGCAACTACACACGCAGGAGCAATGGCTCAACAGACATTCACACGAATCAA TTATCTCCTGGGCAGGAGGAAGACACCGCCATCGTTTCGGACACCACCGATGATCTGTGGTTTCTGAACGAGGCAGAGAGCGAACAGGTGAGCGTAGAGATGAAGGAGGAGGCGCTGGAGCAAGGTAGTGACACAGAGTCCCCTCAGGAAGAAGAGGAGCAAGGAAAAGACAGCAAGGAGGACAAGGAG TGTTCTCAGATGCAGGAGGAGATAGATGATGACTCTCAGTGTTTAAGTGATGATACAGACAGTGAGATCTCTACACAG GACGCATGGCAGTGCAGCGAGTGCCGCAAATTCAATTCTCCTCTGCAGCGCTACTGCATGCGCTGCTGGGCTCTGCGCAGGGATTGGTACAAAGACTGTCCCCGCCTGGTCCATTCCATCTCTGTCCCAGACATCCCCGCCTGCAGCTCCCACTCCCAGGGCCTCGAAGACGAAGACGACGATGACGGCATCGATGTTCCCGACTGCATGAGGACCGTGTCCGACCCAGTCATTCTTCCCTCGCACCAGACCATGCGCAATGTTCCCGCCGCCTCTTCCTCCAAGGGGAAGACCCCTTGTCGGCTGATGGAGAACTCCCAGGAGAGCTCGGAAGGGGAGAGCCAGGACATGTTGGACACCGAAACAAACAGTCACCAAGAGGCCATGCTGGAGCCGTGCAAGCTCTGCCGCGTCCGGCCCCGCAACGGCAACATAATCCACGGCCGCACTGCCCACCTCATCACCTGCTTCCCCTGCGCACGCAAGCTGCACAAGTTCCATGCGCCCTGCCCAGGATGTGGCCAGATCATCCAGAAAGTCATCAAGACTTTCATAGTGTGA
- the mdm4 gene encoding protein Mdm4 isoform X3 → MTSLSSSLHQGSNSTCRALPGEGSQVQPKAPLLQILRVAGAQEEVFTLKEVMHYLGQYIMVKELYDKQRQHIVHCQDDPLGELLEVESFSVKNPSPVYEMLKRNLFILNCSDAAKNLSVSKDCNESPCEDPGQVSSRMFSSGQDFGAASASACTSQNSSQRRPRDVDDDSLDGLPRSACKRPKLDVSLDEWDLSGLPWWFLGNLRSNYTRRSNGSTDIHTNQEEDTAIVSDTTDDLWFLNEAESEQVSVEMKEEALEQGSDTESPQEEEEQGKDSKEDKECSQMQEEIDDDSQCLSDDTDSEISTQDAWQCSECRKFNSPLQRYCMRCWALRRDWYKDCPRLVHSISVPDIPACSSHSQGLEDEDDDDGIDVPDCMRTVSDPVILPSHQTMRNVPAASSSKGKTPCRLMENSQESSEGESQDMLDTETNSHQEAMLEPCKLCRVRPRNGNIIHGRTAHLITCFPCARKLHKFHAPCPGCGQIIQKVIKTFIV, encoded by the exons ATGACCTCCCTGTCTTCATCCTTGCACCAGGGGTCAAACTCAACATGCAGAGCCCTGCCTGGAGAGGGGAGTCAG GTCCAGCCCAAGGCTCCCCTCCTGCAGATTCTTCGTGTAGCGGGAGCACAGGAGGAGGTTTTCACTCTGAAGGAG GTCATGCACTACCTCGGCCAGTACATCATGGTGAAGGAATTATACGATAAACAAAGACAGCATATAGTCCATTGTCAGGATGACCCTCTTGGAGAGCTGCTGGAGGTGGAGagcttttctgttaaaaatcCAAG CCCGGTCTATGAGATGCTGAAGaggaatttgtttattttaaattgctCAG ATGCAGCAAAGAATCTTTCAGTCAGCAAGGATTGTAATGAGTCTCCATGTGAAGATCCTGGTCAG GTGTCTAGCAGGATGTTTAGCTCTGGCCAAGACTTCGGTGCTGCCAGTGCCAGTGCCTGCACCTCTCAGAACTCTTCACAGCGCAGACCACGCGATGTGGATGATG ACTCTTTAGACGGCCTGCCAAGATCAGCCTGCAAACGGCCAAAGCTAGATGTGAGCCTTGACGAGTGGGACCTGTCCGGCCTACCCTGGTGGTTTCTGGGTAATCTGCGCAGCAACTACACACGCAGGAGCAATGGCTCAACAGACATTCACACGAATCAA GAGGAAGACACCGCCATCGTTTCGGACACCACCGATGATCTGTGGTTTCTGAACGAGGCAGAGAGCGAACAGGTGAGCGTAGAGATGAAGGAGGAGGCGCTGGAGCAAGGTAGTGACACAGAGTCCCCTCAGGAAGAAGAGGAGCAAGGAAAAGACAGCAAGGAGGACAAGGAG TGTTCTCAGATGCAGGAGGAGATAGATGATGACTCTCAGTGTTTAAGTGATGATACAGACAGTGAGATCTCTACACAG GACGCATGGCAGTGCAGCGAGTGCCGCAAATTCAATTCTCCTCTGCAGCGCTACTGCATGCGCTGCTGGGCTCTGCGCAGGGATTGGTACAAAGACTGTCCCCGCCTGGTCCATTCCATCTCTGTCCCAGACATCCCCGCCTGCAGCTCCCACTCCCAGGGCCTCGAAGACGAAGACGACGATGACGGCATCGATGTTCCCGACTGCATGAGGACCGTGTCCGACCCAGTCATTCTTCCCTCGCACCAGACCATGCGCAATGTTCCCGCCGCCTCTTCCTCCAAGGGGAAGACCCCTTGTCGGCTGATGGAGAACTCCCAGGAGAGCTCGGAAGGGGAGAGCCAGGACATGTTGGACACCGAAACAAACAGTCACCAAGAGGCCATGCTGGAGCCGTGCAAGCTCTGCCGCGTCCGGCCCCGCAACGGCAACATAATCCACGGCCGCACTGCCCACCTCATCACCTGCTTCCCCTGCGCACGCAAGCTGCACAAGTTCCATGCGCCCTGCCCAGGATGTGGCCAGATCATCCAGAAAGTCATCAAGACTTTCATAGTGTGA
- the mdm4 gene encoding protein Mdm4 isoform X2, translating to MTSLSSSLHQGSNSTCRALPGEGSQVQPKAPLLQILRVAGAQEEVFTLKEVMHYLGQYIMVKELYDKQRQHIVHCQDDPLGELLEVESFSVKNPSPVYEMLKRNLFILNCSDAAKNLSVSKDCNESPCEDPGQVSSRMFSSGQDFGAASASACTSQNSSQRRPRDVDDDSLDGLPRSACKRPKLDVSLDEWDLSGLPWWFLGNLRSNYTRRSNGSTDIHTNQLSPGQEEDTAIVSDTTDDLWFLNEAESEQVSVEMKEEALEQGSDTESPQEEEEQGKDSKEDKEMQEEIDDDSQCLSDDTDSEISTQDAWQCSECRKFNSPLQRYCMRCWALRRDWYKDCPRLVHSISVPDIPACSSHSQGLEDEDDDDGIDVPDCMRTVSDPVILPSHQTMRNVPAASSSKGKTPCRLMENSQESSEGESQDMLDTETNSHQEAMLEPCKLCRVRPRNGNIIHGRTAHLITCFPCARKLHKFHAPCPGCGQIIQKVIKTFIV from the exons ATGACCTCCCTGTCTTCATCCTTGCACCAGGGGTCAAACTCAACATGCAGAGCCCTGCCTGGAGAGGGGAGTCAG GTCCAGCCCAAGGCTCCCCTCCTGCAGATTCTTCGTGTAGCGGGAGCACAGGAGGAGGTTTTCACTCTGAAGGAG GTCATGCACTACCTCGGCCAGTACATCATGGTGAAGGAATTATACGATAAACAAAGACAGCATATAGTCCATTGTCAGGATGACCCTCTTGGAGAGCTGCTGGAGGTGGAGagcttttctgttaaaaatcCAAG CCCGGTCTATGAGATGCTGAAGaggaatttgtttattttaaattgctCAG ATGCAGCAAAGAATCTTTCAGTCAGCAAGGATTGTAATGAGTCTCCATGTGAAGATCCTGGTCAG GTGTCTAGCAGGATGTTTAGCTCTGGCCAAGACTTCGGTGCTGCCAGTGCCAGTGCCTGCACCTCTCAGAACTCTTCACAGCGCAGACCACGCGATGTGGATGATG ACTCTTTAGACGGCCTGCCAAGATCAGCCTGCAAACGGCCAAAGCTAGATGTGAGCCTTGACGAGTGGGACCTGTCCGGCCTACCCTGGTGGTTTCTGGGTAATCTGCGCAGCAACTACACACGCAGGAGCAATGGCTCAACAGACATTCACACGAATCAA TTATCTCCTGGGCAGGAGGAAGACACCGCCATCGTTTCGGACACCACCGATGATCTGTGGTTTCTGAACGAGGCAGAGAGCGAACAGGTGAGCGTAGAGATGAAGGAGGAGGCGCTGGAGCAAGGTAGTGACACAGAGTCCCCTCAGGAAGAAGAGGAGCAAGGAAAAGACAGCAAGGAGGACAAGGAG ATGCAGGAGGAGATAGATGATGACTCTCAGTGTTTAAGTGATGATACAGACAGTGAGATCTCTACACAG GACGCATGGCAGTGCAGCGAGTGCCGCAAATTCAATTCTCCTCTGCAGCGCTACTGCATGCGCTGCTGGGCTCTGCGCAGGGATTGGTACAAAGACTGTCCCCGCCTGGTCCATTCCATCTCTGTCCCAGACATCCCCGCCTGCAGCTCCCACTCCCAGGGCCTCGAAGACGAAGACGACGATGACGGCATCGATGTTCCCGACTGCATGAGGACCGTGTCCGACCCAGTCATTCTTCCCTCGCACCAGACCATGCGCAATGTTCCCGCCGCCTCTTCCTCCAAGGGGAAGACCCCTTGTCGGCTGATGGAGAACTCCCAGGAGAGCTCGGAAGGGGAGAGCCAGGACATGTTGGACACCGAAACAAACAGTCACCAAGAGGCCATGCTGGAGCCGTGCAAGCTCTGCCGCGTCCGGCCCCGCAACGGCAACATAATCCACGGCCGCACTGCCCACCTCATCACCTGCTTCCCCTGCGCACGCAAGCTGCACAAGTTCCATGCGCCCTGCCCAGGATGTGGCCAGATCATCCAGAAAGTCATCAAGACTTTCATAGTGTGA
- the mdm4 gene encoding protein Mdm4 isoform X4, with protein sequence MTSLSSSLHQGSNSTCRALPGEGSQVQPKAPLLQILRVAGAQEEVFTLKEVMHYLGQYIMVKELYDKQRQHIVHCQDDPLGELLEVESFSVKNPSPVYEMLKRNLFILNCSDAAKNLSVSKDCNESPCEDPGQVSSRMFSSGQDFGAASASACTSQNSSQRRPRDVDDDSLDGLPRSACKRPKLDVSLDEWDLSGLPWWFLGNLRSNYTRRSNGSTDIHTNQEEDTAIVSDTTDDLWFLNEAESEQVSVEMKEEALEQGSDTESPQEEEEQGKDSKEDKEMQEEIDDDSQCLSDDTDSEISTQDAWQCSECRKFNSPLQRYCMRCWALRRDWYKDCPRLVHSISVPDIPACSSHSQGLEDEDDDDGIDVPDCMRTVSDPVILPSHQTMRNVPAASSSKGKTPCRLMENSQESSEGESQDMLDTETNSHQEAMLEPCKLCRVRPRNGNIIHGRTAHLITCFPCARKLHKFHAPCPGCGQIIQKVIKTFIV encoded by the exons ATGACCTCCCTGTCTTCATCCTTGCACCAGGGGTCAAACTCAACATGCAGAGCCCTGCCTGGAGAGGGGAGTCAG GTCCAGCCCAAGGCTCCCCTCCTGCAGATTCTTCGTGTAGCGGGAGCACAGGAGGAGGTTTTCACTCTGAAGGAG GTCATGCACTACCTCGGCCAGTACATCATGGTGAAGGAATTATACGATAAACAAAGACAGCATATAGTCCATTGTCAGGATGACCCTCTTGGAGAGCTGCTGGAGGTGGAGagcttttctgttaaaaatcCAAG CCCGGTCTATGAGATGCTGAAGaggaatttgtttattttaaattgctCAG ATGCAGCAAAGAATCTTTCAGTCAGCAAGGATTGTAATGAGTCTCCATGTGAAGATCCTGGTCAG GTGTCTAGCAGGATGTTTAGCTCTGGCCAAGACTTCGGTGCTGCCAGTGCCAGTGCCTGCACCTCTCAGAACTCTTCACAGCGCAGACCACGCGATGTGGATGATG ACTCTTTAGACGGCCTGCCAAGATCAGCCTGCAAACGGCCAAAGCTAGATGTGAGCCTTGACGAGTGGGACCTGTCCGGCCTACCCTGGTGGTTTCTGGGTAATCTGCGCAGCAACTACACACGCAGGAGCAATGGCTCAACAGACATTCACACGAATCAA GAGGAAGACACCGCCATCGTTTCGGACACCACCGATGATCTGTGGTTTCTGAACGAGGCAGAGAGCGAACAGGTGAGCGTAGAGATGAAGGAGGAGGCGCTGGAGCAAGGTAGTGACACAGAGTCCCCTCAGGAAGAAGAGGAGCAAGGAAAAGACAGCAAGGAGGACAAGGAG ATGCAGGAGGAGATAGATGATGACTCTCAGTGTTTAAGTGATGATACAGACAGTGAGATCTCTACACAG GACGCATGGCAGTGCAGCGAGTGCCGCAAATTCAATTCTCCTCTGCAGCGCTACTGCATGCGCTGCTGGGCTCTGCGCAGGGATTGGTACAAAGACTGTCCCCGCCTGGTCCATTCCATCTCTGTCCCAGACATCCCCGCCTGCAGCTCCCACTCCCAGGGCCTCGAAGACGAAGACGACGATGACGGCATCGATGTTCCCGACTGCATGAGGACCGTGTCCGACCCAGTCATTCTTCCCTCGCACCAGACCATGCGCAATGTTCCCGCCGCCTCTTCCTCCAAGGGGAAGACCCCTTGTCGGCTGATGGAGAACTCCCAGGAGAGCTCGGAAGGGGAGAGCCAGGACATGTTGGACACCGAAACAAACAGTCACCAAGAGGCCATGCTGGAGCCGTGCAAGCTCTGCCGCGTCCGGCCCCGCAACGGCAACATAATCCACGGCCGCACTGCCCACCTCATCACCTGCTTCCCCTGCGCACGCAAGCTGCACAAGTTCCATGCGCCCTGCCCAGGATGTGGCCAGATCATCCAGAAAGTCATCAAGACTTTCATAGTGTGA